From Paenibacillus sp. GP183, one genomic window encodes:
- a CDS encoding GNAT family N-acetyltransferase yields the protein MIRIKRTTSENPDFSSLIELLDKDLWNRYPETQQNFIAFNLIKLDANVVVAYDDDDPVGCGCFRVTENERIVEIKRMYVKAEKRGKGIAKAILMELEAWALEEGKIGAELETGINSPEAIALYKKLGYEQIANYGPYVNNKDSICMRKDLSKKSS from the coding sequence ATGATCAGGATAAAAAGAACTACTTCAGAAAACCCTGATTTTAGCAGTCTAATAGAATTACTGGATAAAGATTTGTGGAATCGATATCCTGAAACACAACAAAATTTTATTGCTTTTAACTTAATCAAACTAGATGCAAATGTAGTTGTTGCTTATGATGATGACGATCCTGTGGGTTGTGGTTGTTTTAGAGTCACCGAAAATGAAAGGATAGTCGAAATTAAAAGAATGTATGTAAAAGCAGAAAAAAGGGGAAAGGGCATTGCCAAAGCCATACTCATGGAGCTTGAAGCATGGGCATTGGAAGAAGGGAAAATTGGTGCAGAATTGGAAACTGGGATAAATAGCCCGGAAGCCATAGCTTTATACAAGAAATTAGGATATGAACAAATTGCAAATTATGGGCCCTATGTAAATAATAAAGATAGTATTTGTATGAGGAAGGACTTATCAAAGAAATCTTCATGA
- a CDS encoding DUF2277 domain-containing protein, translating to MCRNIKTLYNFDPPATNDEIQAASLQFVRKLTGFNEPSKANEEAFNRAVKDVALVARNLLDSMVTNAEPRNRDVEIARARARAAKRFGTGMN from the coding sequence ATGTGCCGAAACATCAAGACACTATATAACTTCGACCCCCCAGCTACCAACGATGAGATTCAGGCGGCCTCGCTCCAATTCGTGAGAAAGCTTACAGGCTTCAACGAGCCTTCGAAAGCGAACGAGGAGGCGTTTAATCGTGCTGTCAAGGACGTGGCCTTGGTCGCCCGGAATCTGTTGGACTCGATGGTAACCAATGCCGAACCCCGCAATCGCGATGTCGAAATCGCTCGCGCTCGCGCTAGAGCTGCGAAAAGGTTCGGAACGGGAATGAATTAA
- a CDS encoding VOC family protein — protein sequence MGVQSEKIFVNLPVKDLNKSVEFFTEIGFEFNAQFTDENATSMIISENIFVMLLVENFFKTFIKKEIADATKSTEVIVALSAASREQVDEIVNKALAAGGKTSNEPMDQGFMYQRSFQDIDGHQWEIIYMDQSAFTQG from the coding sequence ATGGGAGTGCAATCGGAGAAAATTTTTGTTAATTTACCAGTTAAGGACCTCAATAAATCTGTCGAATTTTTTACTGAAATTGGCTTTGAATTTAACGCTCAATTTACCGATGAAAATGCAACAAGTATGATTATCAGTGAGAACATCTTCGTCATGCTGTTGGTCGAAAATTTCTTTAAAACTTTCATCAAAAAAGAAATTGCCGATGCAACAAAAAGTACGGAAGTTATTGTGGCGTTATCTGCTGCAAGCAGGGAACAAGTTGATGAGATTGTAAATAAGGCGCTGGCAGCGGGCGGAAAAACTTCAAATGAACCGATGGATCAGGGGTTTATGTATCAACGGAGCTTTCAGGATATTGACGGTCATCAGTGGGAGATCATTTATATGGATCAAAGTGCATTTACTCAAGGATAG